The Shewanella algae DNA segment GACGGCACGTACGATATCATTCAAAGAGCTACCCTCTGGCCAGACAAACATACGTCCGTCTTCCTGTTGAATATCCACATCCGAGTCATTGGTCACCACGGTCTGACCGGCGGCATCGCCAAAAATCCCCGGATTGGGCTGGCTCACCTGCTGCTTCTCTGTAATGGTCACTGTCAGGTTGCCGTGGCTGACGGCGGCCTTGCGCACCACCACATCACCGCCCATCACCACGGTCCCTGTGCGGGCGTTGAACACCACCTTGGGAGGAATGCGGCCGGGCTCGACCATGATGTCTTCCAGCATAGACATAAACATTACCCGCTCCCGCTCGGATTGCGGCGCCCTGACGCTCACCCGAGCATGGCTCTCGGCCTTGGCGACATCCGGGCCAAACACGGCGTTGATCGCCTTCTCAATATTGCGGGCACTGCGAAAGCCAGCCTGCTTGAGGTTGAGTATCACCTGCGGATTACTGGCAAAAGAGCTGGGAATGACAGCCTCGAGCAAGGCGCCCCCCGGAATACTGCCGACAGTGGGCACATTGATGGTCATGGAGGTGCCGTTGCGGCCCTGGGCCGACACGCCGCCCACCACCAGATTCCCTTGGGCGACGGCATAGATTTCACCGTCGACCGCCCGCAAAGGCGTCATCAACAGAGTGCCGCCCCTGAGGCTCTTGGCATCCCCTATGGAGGAGACGGTCACATCCAGAGTCTGCCCCGGGCTTGCCAGCGCCGCCACATTGGCAACCACGGCCACGGCGGCAACGTTTTTCAGCTTGGGATCCATGCTGCCATCAATCTGCACCCCAAACTGTTTCAGCATGTTCACCACCGACTGGCCGGTAAACTTCACCTGGTTCTTGTCACCTGTACCGTCGAGACCCACCACCAGGCCATAGCCCACCAGTTGGTTTTCGCGGATCCCCTGCACATCTACCATATCCAGCAGATGGCGACTCTTCTCGGCCAACACCTGGCCCGGCATGGTAAGCCCCAGCAACAGCAGAGCTAAAAGCAGTCTTGTCATCTTCATTCCTGTTACATAGGGAACCAGGGGCTGTTGAAGTAGCGAGCCGCCCAGCCCATGGCATTGCTGTCGGCAATGGCGCCCTGGCCACCGTAGATAATGCGGGCATCGGCAATCCGCTGCGATGAGATGGTGTTCTGGTTGTCTATGTCGTCGGAGCGGATAAGCCCGATCAGACGCAGATACTCATCCCCCTGACTGAGGCGAAGCCATTTCTCACCGCGGATCAGCAGCACGCCGTTGGGCATCACCTTGGCCACTGTCACTGTAATGGCGCCGGAAAGCTGGTTCTGCTGAGTCGTGGCGCCGCTGCCATTGAAGCCACGACCAAACTTGCCCTCACCATTGGCGCTGAAACTACTGTCATCCACCCCGCCCTGAACGCCAAAGTTCAGATCCTGAGACTTATTGGTCTGGGTATTGGCCTTCTTGCTGGAGTAGGTTTTCTCATCCAGGGAGACTGTGAGTATGTCTCCCTCGCGAAAGGCCCGCTTATCCTTGAACAGGGTCAGCATAAAACCGGGGCGATACAGGCTGCCGTCTTTGGCTTCCGGCAAGGAGTAGTCCACCTCAGGCGGCGCCCATTCTTTGTTGCCCGGCTGCTGTTCTGCGTCGGGGAAGTGGGAGATACAGCCGCTGAGCGACAGCATCAGCAGCGCCAACAAGAGTCTCATGGTCTTCATACCGATTGGTTCAGGAACTTGAGCATATCGTCGGTGGCTGAGACCACCTTGGCGTTCATCTCGTAGGCTCTCTGGGTCGAGATCATCTCTACCATCTCTTCGACCACATTGACGTTGGCCCCTTCGAGCGCCCCCTGGCGTAAACTGCCCAACGCTTCCTCGCCGGGAACTCCTTCTATCGGCACACCGGAAGACGCGGTTTCGTGGTACAGGTTATTGCCTCGGGACTCGAGCCCGGCCGGGTTGGCAAAGTGCGCCAGGGTGATCTGTCCCAGCTCCATCGCCTCTGCCTGACCCGCCACTTTGGCACTCACCACACCGTTTTCGGCTATAGTGATCCCGGTGGCGGTTTCGGGGATCTGGATGTTGGGCACCAAGGGCAGCCCTTGGGAGGTCACCATAATGCCGTCGCTGTTACGATAAAACTGGCCGTCACGGCTGTATGCCACTTCGCCATTGGCTTCTTCAATCTGGAAAAACCCCTGGCCCTCAATAGCGATGTCCAGTTGCTGATTGGTAGTGAGTATGTCGCCTGTGGTGAACACCTTCTGGGTGCTGGCCACTCGGGCGCCCGTGCCCAATTGCAGCCCTGATGGCAACTCATTGAGCTCGTCTACTTGGCCACCTGGTTGGCGCTGTACCTGATAGAAGAGATCGTTGAAACCGACTCTATCGCGCTTGAAACCTGTGGTATTAACGTTGGCCAGGTTGTTGGCGATGGTCGTCATCTTCACATCCTGAGCAGTCAATCCTGTCTTACTCACCCATAATGCCGATTGCATTTAGACTCTCCTCAATATTAGGCGTCACGCAGCAGGCGATTACCCGCCTCAGCCAACTTCTCTGCGCTTTTCATTAACTTAATTTGCACTTCAAACTGACGTCCCAGATCCATGGAGGCTAGCAACTCACCAACGGCATCGACATTGCTGCTCTCCAGCGCGCCGGAAGCCAGCCGCACTTGCTCGGACACCTGGGCCTCGCCGTTGTTGGCATACAGCAAACCATCGGCGCCCTTGTGCAGCTGATTCTGGGCAGCGTTCACCAGCTTGAGCTGGGCAACCTCTTCAATCAGCCCACCCTGTTCGGCCACTATCGACAGGCGGCCGTCTTCACTGACAATCAGCTCGCGATACTGAGGCAGCACCAAAGGCCCATTGGCGCCCATCAAGGGGAACCCCGCCACTGTCAGTTCACCGTTGGCACCTTCGCTGATGGCGCCGTTACGGGTATAGGCTTCGCCCTGAGGTGTTTGCACTGTGAAATAGCCATCGCCCTTAATCGCCATATCGAGCCGGCGCCCAGTGCTGACTATCTCTCCATGGCGACTGTTGAAACCGACATTCTGGGTCTGCGGCAAGATCCGCGAAGCAAAGCTTCCCTGGGTCTCAGGCACAGGAACCGCAGCAACCCGCTCCAGATCGGCACGAAAGCCCTGGGTATCGGCATTGGCCAGGTTGTTGGCCCGAATCGCCTGGGACTGCAGAATGCGGCTGGCACCCTGGGCCGCGGTATAAATCATCTTATCCATGAGTCATCCGTCAGATGGCGTTCAGCAGCGCCTGCTGCATGGTCGAGTTGGTGTCCAGTACCTTGGCATTGGACTGATAGTTACGCTGCGCCGTCATCAGGCTCACCATCTCGGCCGTGGTATCTACGTTGGAACCCTCAAGATAGGCGCCCTTCAGGCTGCCCAGAGTACCGCTGCCAGGCGCGCCGACTGTGGCCTGTCCTGCTGAGGCAGAGGCCTGCCAGGCGTTGTTGCTCACAGGCGTCAAACCGTTGGGATTGTTGAAATCGGCCAGCACCACCTGGCCCTGCAGCAACTCCTGACCATTGGTGTAGGTACCAAAGAGCATCCCGCTGTCATCCAGGCGTATCTTGTTGAATTCACCGGCGGCATAACCATCCTGACTCAGGCTGGAGTTGTTATAGTCATTGGCATATTGAGTGAACCCTTCATAGTTCACCGCCAGGCTGACATCCTCGGCACCGGCCTTGGCGGGCAGAGTCAGGCTCAGCTTGTCGCCGCCGCTCAGGCTGCCCTTCTTGTCAAACTGCAGGTTGTGGCCGTCTTTGGGTTCGAGAACGGCCGAGTCCAGCACGAAGTAGACTTTCCATTCATTGTCGCCTGTCTTGGCGTAGTACTGGGTCAGGGATCTCTGGTTGCCGAGTGAGTCGAACACACTGACAGTACCCGAGGAGTGATAACTCGCCGGGTCTGTGGGCGAAAATGGCGTCGTTGCAGGATCTATGGCTTCCATACGCGCATCCAGGTTGGACACCTGATTGACCAGAGTCGACGCCTTGGCCGGCAGAGAACCTGTCTTGATCTGCAAGTCACCCATGGTGCCTGTTTGCAGCACGCCATCGGCCGTGGCCGGATAGCCCTGCAGACGGTTGCCGACAGGATCTGTGATAAAGCCCAGTGCATCCTGGCCGAAAATCCCGGCGCGGGCATAAAGATTGGAGCCATCGGTGCCACGCAACATAAAGAAGCCACTGCCCTGGATCCCCATATCCAGCTCACGGCCTGTGTAGGTCAGCGTGCCCTCACGGGAGAAGTTCTGGCTGGTATTCATCACATTGACACCGGCACCCATGCCACTGTTGTAGATGGCGGCAAACTCGCTGCGGCCACCACGGAAGCCCCAGGTAGAGGCGTTAGCAATGTTGTTACTTATGGTGTTGAGGTCCTGACTGGTGGCCTGTAATCCACTTAGCGCAATATTGAAAGACATCTTGTCTCCTGTTATGAAACTTCGGAAATATCCAGCACAGACACTGTGCCCAAACCGTTGGCCAGCTCAGCCATCATCATGCCCTTGGCACTGACGAAATGAACCTTGCTGATTTCACCGGCGAGAAATGACTGAGCCTTCAATGCTTTTTCACCGTCGCTGGCCTGAACTTTCAATTGGTATTCCCCCGGAGGAAGCCCCAGTCCTTCGGGATCTATCTGAAAACTGACATCACCTGCCGCCTGACTGCCGAGCTCCAGGGTTTTGACGACTTCCCCGTTTTTATCGCTGATCTCCACAGTCACCGCCGAGGCGCTGTGCTCCAGATAGACTTTGCCGTCTATCACATGTTCGGCCGCGGTAAAGCTGTCTGCCGGCACCATAGCCTGCTTACCGATAAGGGAAGCCGATTGCACCAGCCCGAGGTTTTCCATCATGGTCATCTGGTTTTTCTGGTTCTGGCGCATCGCCTCGAGGCTCTCCACCTGGGAGAACTGCGCCAACTGGCCCAGATACTCACTGGCATCCAGGGGGTTGGTAGGGTCCTGGTTCTTGATCTGGGCTATCATCAACGACATAAACTCGTTCTTCAGCGAAGCGGGATCATTGCCGTTGGCACGGATGGCATCTGTCTTCTGGCCATCTTCGCGGGTATTGACGTTCTGTACCTGTTGCATCCTCTATTCCCTTATTTACCCAGAGCCAGGAGTCCCTGCTGCATGGAGCGGGCGCGGTTCATCACTTCGACACTGGTTTCAAAAGCGCGGCTGGCGGCCATCATGTCGGCCATCTCTTCCACTGTGTTGACATTGGAATAGGTCACATAGCCATCGGCGTTGGCCAGCGGGTGGCCGGGTTCATAACGGGTTTCCAACGGTGCATCGGACTGCACCAGGGCCTTGATCTGCACCTTGGCACTGACGCTGTTGTTTTGTTGCTGATAGAGGGTGGAAAATACCGGTTTTATCGCCCGGTAGGCGCTATCACTGGACTCGGCAGCCACACCTGCGTTGGCCAGGTTACTGGCGATCGCGTTCAGTCTCAGGGTCTGCACCGTCATGCCACTGCCGGCAACCTGATATATCTCTACAAATGACACGATTACTTCCCTTCGATAGCGGCCTTCAGGCCTTGGATTTTCATGTTGAGAAAGGTCAGGCTGGTCTGAAAGTCCATGGCATTTTGTGAAAAACGCGCCTGCTCCTGCCCCAGTTCAACCGTGCTGTTATCGGCACTGGACTGATAAGGTACCCGATACCCCACTGTATACTGCCCTCCAAAAGGGATGCCGGCATCCAGCTGCGCCATCAGAGCACCAAAGTCCAGATCTCTGGCCTGGTAGCCGGGTGTTTCGGCGTTGGCCAGGTTTCCGGCCAGCACCTTGCTGCGCTCAACCCTGAAATCCAATAATTGAGGATGCAGACCCAATGCCGCATCGAGCTTGATAGCCATGGTTTCTCCTAGTAAGGTATCCATAGGTTTTCGCTCCTTGTAACAAATACCATGCCAATAGTTTTTATCCTTAAAATACAATGACTAACAAGCCAACCATCAATAATTGCGGAACCCTGATTTCCCCTTTTGCCTTGCTGCTTTTGCTGTTGTTTCCGCTGCATCCGTTGCCGGCGGCCGCCTCGGCCAACCAGGTCGAGCAAGCGGCCAGACAATATCTGCAGCAGCAACTGCAGCAGTTTGCTGCGGCGCAACAGATGAAACCGCTTCAAAGCAAGATTCGAATGACACTGCCATCTGGGGTCAAGCGCCTGGCCGACTGCCCGCAAAAGCCGGACATCAGCCTGGCCAACCCTTCGGCGCCGCTCTGGGGACGGGTATCTTTGGAGGTGCGTTGTCCGGCGGCCGACTGGCGTTTCTTTCTACGGGCCAGGGTCGAAGCCAAGGCCCAATTGCCTGTGCTAACACAAACCCTGCACAGAGGCAGCATAATCGACGCGCAGAACATAGAGTGGCGCTGGCTGGAGTTGCAGGCCAGTGACAGAGACATTGTCAGCAGCCAACGCGATCTCATAGGCAAACAGGTGGCGCGCAGGATCCGCGCAGGTGAAGCCATCTTGCTGCGCCAGCTGAGCCAGAGTGATTGGGTGCGTGCCGGTGAACAGGTGATCATCCAGGTCAGCCAGGAGGGTTTTGAAGCTCAAATGCCGGGTACCGCGCTGGAAAGTGCCTCCCGGGGAGAAGTGATTAGGGTGCGAAACTTAAGCTCGCAGAAGGTCATCAAGGCCTACCCGATAGCGCAGGGCATAGTCACACCACAAAAGTAATTACATCACAAAAATAATTTTATTTTTTACGGATCCGGTCGCCTTTACTCACTAGAGCACATTATTTCGGGGGTTCAATGGAAATCACTCAGCGTCTGCATGCGGTTGTCAGCGACAGCGGCGTCACCGCAGCGAATCGGCGTCAACGCCAGGAAACCACGGTATCCGCAGCCCAGCAGGATAAGGTCAGCCCTGAGTATCACTGGCTGAATCAGGCCCAGACTCAACTGGCTCAGGAGAGCGAGGTAGATCAACTCAAGGTGGCCAGCTTGCGTCAGGCACTGCAACAGGGCAATTTTGAACTGGATGTCGAGGCCATGGCCAAAGCGATGCTGCAGCAGCACGGGAAACAGGACAAGTAAGCCATCCATGAGCAATAAACGCGAAGCACTGCAAAGTCTGGTCGCCGGGATCCGCCAGGACATACTGGACTACCGGGAGTTAAAGAAGCTGCTGCAACAGCAGCGCCAGTTGATGCTGCGCCATGACAATCAAGGGCTTATCCAGCATAACCAGCAGCAGGATCAGTTAGTTGCCAAGTTACAGCACAATTCGCTGCAGCGCGCCGCACATCTGGCACAAATAGGTGTCAGCAATGATCATCAGGGCATACGCCAACTGCAGAGTAAACTGCCCGAGCAGGCAGCTCACAAACTGGAACAACTGTGGCAGCAACTGCTGCAACAGGCCAGAGAGAGCCAGAGACTCAACGAGCTCAACGGCCAACTGCTGGTGCGCCAACAGGAGATCATCCGCGGCATTCTGGGGCTGGGAAATGCCGATGAGTACCCACAGAATCTCGCCTCACCTCAGTTTCCCTGAAGCCTTAAGCCGCGCCGTACTGCCGCCCGCCAACTCATCAAGCTGAAACTGCTCCTGCTGCTCTAGCCGTCGTCGCTGTCGCTGTTGCTGCTGCCCGTCAAACCAATTCACCCGCTGATAACGCCCCAACTGCTGCAGCCATAAGCCCTGCAGCCTTTGTTGTTCATTGCCGAGCAACTGCTGCTGAGTATTGAGACTCTGCTTCAATGGTTGCAGCCTTTGCAGCAAGGCCTGACTGTTGCAAAGCCCCACTATTGAGCCCTGACGAAACTGGCTGTAATGGGACTCCAGTAACGCCACCTGCTGCTGTTGCCCCTGTACCTGGGCCTGACGTTGCTGCAGCGCCTGTTTTTGCTCCGCCAACTCGCTGAGCTTACGCTGCTCAAGATGGCTCAGGCGTTGCAACAGTTTCATGACTCACCTCGCAGTGCGCGGGTCAGCGATTGCAGTTGTTGTTGGCTGCCCGAAAGGTCAACCGCCTCGTCTGTGGTTTGGGTCAGGTAGTCGGCAATCCTCGGGTAATGGCTCACGGCGGCATCCAACTCGGGATCCTGCCCCGGTTGATAACCGCCCAACGGCAAGAGCTCACGTACTTCCTGATAACGCGCCAACATACGCCGAACCAGTGCCATCTCCTGCTGTTGTTCCTTGGGGGCAATCTGCAGCGCCAAACGACTGATAGAGGCTCCCAAATCCAGTGCCGGGAAATGCCCGGCCTCAGCCAAGCGGCGGCTCAGGAAGAAGTGACCATCCAGTATCGCCTTGGCCGCATCGGCGATGGGATCCTGCGTATCTTCCCCTTCGGTCAGCACAGTGTAAAACGCCGTCAGGGTTCCCTGTGGATGAGTGCCGTTGCCCGCCATCTCCACCAATGAAGGCAGTTGGGCGAAGGCCGAAGGCGGATAGCCTTTGGTGGCCGGCGGTTCCCCCAGACTCAGGGCTATCTCCCGCTGTGCCTGGGCGTAACGTGTCAGTGAATCCACCAGTAGCAACACCCTATGGCCCTCGTCGCGAAAGCCACAGGCTATCTGGTGACACAGGCGCATGGCTCTGAGGCGCATCAAGGGGGAAGTATCTGCCGGAGCGGCAACCACCACGGCGCGGCGGCGCCCCTCTTCGCCCAAGGCCTGCTCGATAAACTCGCGCACCTCACGGCCGCGCTCGCCGATGAGCCCTACCACCACGCGGTCGGCCTCGGTGAAGCGGGTCATCATCCCCAGCAGTACACTCTTGCCCACCCCGGGACCGGCAAACAAGCCTACCCTTTGACCGCAGCCAACCGGCAGCAAGCCGTTGACGGCTCTGACCCCTACATCAAGAATGCGGGTAATGGGTTGCCGGGCAAGAGGATTGGGCACCTGAGTGACCGGGCGACAAAACTGCACGCCACTCAGCGGCCCGAGCTGATCCAGCGGCTGGCCAAGGCCGTCGAGTACCCGGCCGAGCAGGCCGGCACCCAAAGGGATCTTATGGGTCTCTGTCTGGGGAATGACCCGGGCGCCAGGGCTCAGCCCCTGGGTGTCTGTGATAGGCATCAGGCAGAGGATCCCCTGATGGAACCCCACCACCTCGGCCTCGACATAGGCGCCATCGCGCCGCTCCACCATGGCGCGATCGCCAATCCCCAGGTTGCAGCCGACCGCCTCCAGCAACAGGCCACTCACGCGGGTCAGGCGTCCGTATATCTGGGCTACCGGTACCCGGGGCCAGTTTCCGGCCAGGACATTAGTCTTCATTGCTGGCGACTGTGGCCTCGGCTTCTGGAATCAGGTCGTCGTTCAAATGAGCTTCAACCTGATCCATACAGTTGTTGAGGCGGGTTTCCATGGAAGCATCGGCATCGCACTGATCACAAACCACCCGGCAACTGCCCTGGCTCAGGCTGTCGTCGGCCACCAGGTGCCAGTCAGCCACCTTGTCGGCCGCCAGATGCTGTAGCTGTTTGATGGTTGAGGGTTCCAGGTGGATCTTGATATCGCTGGCATCCTTGGGCAGTGCCTGCAGGGTTTCTTCAACCAGGGCAATGATCTGCAGTGGCTGCAGCGACAACTCGCAGCGGATCACCTGCTGTGCCACCCTTCTGACCAGGTCGACAATCAACTGCTGTTGCGCCTGGATCTGCTCGGCGTGGCTCTCGGCGAGCAACTGCTGCAATGCCGTCATGGGCGTCAATAGCTGATTCAACTGCTCATCTATCTGTGCCAACCCCTGGCTGCGCCCCTGCTCCAGCCCATCCCGCAGCCCGGATTCCTGACCCGCTTGGCGCCCCTCGGTTTCGCCCTGAGTCTTGCCGGCTTCAAAGCCCTGTTCCCAGCCTTCCTGATAGCCCCGCTCCAACGCTTGCTGGAAGTCTTGCCAGTTGCCTTGTTCAGGACTCTCCCCTTCCAGGGGAGCAAATTGATAACGGCGCACCTGAGATGCACCTATGCGCCAAAGGCGACTATCTGCACCCATTATTCAACCACCTGTTCTTCAAACAGTTGCAGCTCGATTTCGCCGTTCTGCATCATCTCTTTGGCCGTTTCCATAATGTTGCGTCGCGCCTCATTGGCCATGCTCAGCGGCACAGCGCCCAAGGCCTCGGCCTGGGTCTCAATGGCGGAAGACATACGCTTGGGCAGGGCGTTTAGCAGAGTGCGTTTCAGTTCGCCATCAATACCCTTGAGTGCCAGTGCCAGCGACTCGGCTTCGACCGCCCCGAGGATTTCCTGCAGGGTTTCCGGCTTCTGACGGCCCAGGATGATAAAGTCGAACATGTTTTCGGTAACATCATTGGCCAGATGCTTGTCCTGCAAGCGTATCATCTGCATCAGATGTTCACGGTCACCATCGAAGCGGTTGAGAATGTCGGCCACCTGACGCACGCCGGACACCTGGGTATGGCTTTTCTCCATCGCCATCACCATGCAGCGCTCCACCAGTTGCCGCAGCTCTTCCACCACATCCCGATCCAGCTCGCCGAGGCGGGCTATGCGTACCAGCACTTCGTCCTGGTTGTCTCCCGGCAGATGTTGTAATACCTGAGCGGCAATTTCCGGTGGCAAGAGTCCCAACATAATGGCCTGCAGCTGCACATGTTCGTGCTGCAGCTCCCGCGCCAACAGCTTGGCATCGACCCACTCCAGCCGCTTCACCAACATCTTGACCTCATCGCCATAGATGCTGTCGATAAGCCCCTTGGCGACTCTGTCACCCAGTGCCAAATCCAGGGTTTTCTGGAGATAGGCTCTCGATGCCCGGGCGATACCTGCCTGCTCTTTGTAGCGGTTGAAGAAGCGATCCAGTACAGATTCCGCTTCCTGCTGGGTCACCGAAGACAGGCGTGCCATCTTGTAACTCAGTTGTTCCACATCCTGGCGGTCGAGGTGCGCCATGACCTGAGAGGCACCTTCCTCACCCATACACAAGAGCAACATGGCCGCCTGCTCAAGATTGTCCAGAGTCGTTTGTTCAGTCACGATTTTTGTCCTTCATCCAATGGCTGATCACTTCGGCGACTCTGGCGGGTTCTTCCGTTGCCAGCAGTCCCAGGTGCTGCATTTTCACCGTCAGTGGCGAGCCGGGCGGTGGCAGATTCGACTGCGGCAAGGCCTTGCTGTCCTCAGCCTGCAATGCCAGCTGAGGCGGCTCAATGGCTTGTGTCAGGGGCTCGGCTTCCAGTGCCATTTCAGCGGCTTTGTCACCGGCCTTGTTGCCAGAGTGTCTTGAGCCTGAATCACCGCGGGTCAGGTGCTGAACCAGGGGGCGCAACACGAACAGAATAAGCAGTAAGGCCAATAGAGTGCCTATGCCATATTTCAGGTATTCACGCAGATGCTCGTTCTGCCACCAGGGCAAAGCTTCTATCACGGGCTTTTCCGGCACCACGAAGTCAAAACTGTTGATATTGATCTGATCGCCACGAGCCTCGGAAAAACCTATGGCGTCTTTAACCATGTCGCTTATCTGCTGCAACTGCTGCGGTTGCCAGCCTTCTTTGCCTGCCGCCTGTTGGTTCAACAGGATGGCTACCGACAGCCCTTCCAGCTGCATCTGTTGGAATTTGGTGTGCCGCACCGAGCGCCCAACTTCGTATGAGCGGGTTTCCTGTTGCCGCAGACTGCTTTCCTGATTGTCCTCTTTCTTGCCCTTCTTGCCGGACACAGGCTTGTTGCTCAGAGCGCCGGGGATCCCCAAGGCCAGGTTGCCGTTGGTTTGGTCTTTGTTGAGCGTTTCCTGAGTCATCACAGGATTGGGATCCACAGACTCGCGGGTTTCCTCTATCTGGTTAAAGTTCACCCTGGCGACCAGCTGCACCTGATAATTGTCCCGCCCCAGAATCGGATTCAACATGGATTCGGCGCGGGCGATCAGGTTGTTTTCCAGCTCATGGGTATACTTGAGCTGCTTGCTGCGGGATTGGCTGATGTCCTGGCCGGAGGCCATATCGGCATTCAGGTAGTTGCCGGCCTGGTCGACTATCTGCACCTGTGCCGGGGTCATGCCGGTAATGCTGCCGGAAACCAGGTTGGCAATAGCGCTGACCTGTGACTCATCCAAACGCGCCCCGGAATAGAGTTCCAACAACACAGAAGCGGTCGGCTTTTCCGGCTCGGCACGGATGAACAGGGTTCGCTTGGGAATCGCCAGATGCACTCTGGCATAACGTACGGCTTCGAGCGCCATTATGGTGCGCGCCAGTTCCCCTTCCAAACCATGAAGATAGCGGGCATGCTCCATAAACTGGCTGGTACCTATGGGCGCCTTGGCCAGGTTTTCCAGTCCTTCCGGCAGTTGAGCTTGTACTCCTTTGGCCGCCAGCAGGAGCCGCGCCGAACTCAACTTGTTTTCCGCCACCAGGATCTGTCCCGAATTGGCTTCCAGGCGATAGTCAATGCCTTCACCCTCAAGCACTTCAATGATCTGGCTGCTGTCGACCTTTTCCTTGAGCCCGTACAAGGGCCGATATCCCTGGCTACCACTCCAGAGGAACAACACCAGCACACAGGCCACTGCCGAGGCCAGTATGGCCAGCAACAGCATTTGGTTTACATGGGATAGCTTCCCCTTGATCGCTTCCAGCATGGGCTTCTGTCCGGCGGCAGACGGTTTTGCCGGTAGAGCTAAACTCGTTGACATCTATTGTCCTTAAATGGGCATTTTCATAACATCATCAAAGGCTTGAACAAGGCGGTTACGCACCTGCATCAAGGCCGAAAACGACAGACTGGCCTTTTGAGACGCCACCATGGCGCCCACCAGATCATCGCTCCTGCCGCTGTCGACCGCTTGGGTCAGCATTGATGATGTCAGCTGATCTTGATTGATCTCCTGCAGCTTCTGCTTCATCAGGCTGCCAAAGGAGACGACTTGGGGAGTATGGCCATCGATGGAA contains these protein-coding regions:
- the flgM gene encoding flagellar biosynthesis anti-sigma factor FlgM; this translates as MEITQRLHAVVSDSGVTAANRRQRQETTVSAAQQDKVSPEYHWLNQAQTQLAQESEVDQLKVASLRQALQQGNFELDVEAMAKAMLQQHGKQDK
- a CDS encoding flagellar basal body rod protein FlgF — its product is MDKMIYTAAQGASRILQSQAIRANNLANADTQGFRADLERVAAVPVPETQGSFASRILPQTQNVGFNSRHGEIVSTGRRLDMAIKGDGYFTVQTPQGEAYTRNGAISEGANGELTVAGFPLMGANGPLVLPQYRELIVSEDGRLSIVAEQGGLIEEVAQLKLVNAAQNQLHKGADGLLYANNGEAQVSEQVRLASGALESSNVDAVGELLASMDLGRQFEVQIKLMKSAEKLAEAGNRLLRDA
- a CDS encoding flagellar basal body P-ring protein FlgI; protein product: MTRLLLALLLLGLTMPGQVLAEKSRHLLDMVDVQGIRENQLVGYGLVVGLDGTGDKNQVKFTGQSVVNMLKQFGVQIDGSMDPKLKNVAAVAVVANVAALASPGQTLDVTVSSIGDAKSLRGGTLLMTPLRAVDGEIYAVAQGNLVVGGVSAQGRNGTSMTINVPTVGSIPGGALLEAVIPSSFASNPQVILNLKQAGFRSARNIEKAINAVFGPDVAKAESHARVSVRAPQSERERVMFMSMLEDIMVEPGRIPPKVVFNARTGTVVMGGDVVVRKAAVSHGNLTVTITEKQQVSQPNPGIFGDAAGQTVVTNDSDVDIQQEDGRMFVWPEGSSLNDIVRAVNSMGASPMDLMAILQALEEAGALEADLVVI
- the flgA gene encoding flagellar basal body P-ring formation chaperone FlgA, with amino-acid sequence MTNKPTINNCGTLISPFALLLLLLFPLHPLPAAASANQVEQAARQYLQQQLQQFAAAQQMKPLQSKIRMTLPSGVKRLADCPQKPDISLANPSAPLWGRVSLEVRCPAADWRFFLRARVEAKAQLPVLTQTLHRGSIIDAQNIEWRWLELQASDRDIVSSQRDLIGKQVARRIRAGEAILLRQLSQSDWVRAGEQVIIQVSQEGFEAQMPGTALESASRGEVIRVRNLSSQKVIKAYPIAQGIVTPQK
- the flgC gene encoding flagellar basal body rod protein FlgC produces the protein MSFVEIYQVAGSGMTVQTLRLNAIASNLANAGVAAESSDSAYRAIKPVFSTLYQQQNNSVSAKVQIKALVQSDAPLETRYEPGHPLANADGYVTYSNVNTVEEMADMMAASRAFETSVEVMNRARSMQQGLLALGK
- the flgG gene encoding flagellar basal-body rod protein FlgG — translated: MQSALWVSKTGLTAQDVKMTTIANNLANVNTTGFKRDRVGFNDLFYQVQRQPGGQVDELNELPSGLQLGTGARVASTQKVFTTGDILTTNQQLDIAIEGQGFFQIEEANGEVAYSRDGQFYRNSDGIMVTSQGLPLVPNIQIPETATGITIAENGVVSAKVAGQAEAMELGQITLAHFANPAGLESRGNNLYHETASSGVPIEGVPGEEALGSLRQGALEGANVNVVEEMVEMISTQRAYEMNAKVVSATDDMLKFLNQSV
- a CDS encoding flagellar basal body rod protein FlgB, which gives rise to MAIKLDAALGLHPQLLDFRVERSKVLAGNLANAETPGYQARDLDFGALMAQLDAGIPFGGQYTVGYRVPYQSSADNSTVELGQEQARFSQNAMDFQTSLTFLNMKIQGLKAAIEGK
- the flgH gene encoding flagellar basal body L-ring protein FlgH, whose product is MRLLLALLMLSLSGCISHFPDAEQQPGNKEWAPPEVDYSLPEAKDGSLYRPGFMLTLFKDKRAFREGDILTVSLDEKTYSSKKANTQTNKSQDLNFGVQGGVDDSSFSANGEGKFGRGFNGSGATTQQNQLSGAITVTVAKVMPNGVLLIRGEKWLRLSQGDEYLRLIGLIRSDDIDNQNTISSQRIADARIIYGGQGAIADSNAMGWAARYFNSPWFPM
- the flgE gene encoding flagellar hook protein FlgE, whose amino-acid sequence is MSFNIALSGLQATSQDLNTISNNIANASTWGFRGGRSEFAAIYNSGMGAGVNVMNTSQNFSREGTLTYTGRELDMGIQGSGFFMLRGTDGSNLYARAGIFGQDALGFITDPVGNRLQGYPATADGVLQTGTMGDLQIKTGSLPAKASTLVNQVSNLDARMEAIDPATTPFSPTDPASYHSSGTVSVFDSLGNQRSLTQYYAKTGDNEWKVYFVLDSAVLEPKDGHNLQFDKKGSLSGGDKLSLTLPAKAGAEDVSLAVNYEGFTQYANDYNNSSLSQDGYAAGEFNKIRLDDSGMLFGTYTNGQELLQGQVVLADFNNPNGLTPVSNNAWQASASAGQATVGAPGSGTLGSLKGAYLEGSNVDTTAEMVSLMTAQRNYQSNAKVLDTNSTMQQALLNAI
- a CDS encoding FlgD immunoglobulin-like domain containing protein, which produces MQQVQNVNTREDGQKTDAIRANGNDPASLKNEFMSLMIAQIKNQDPTNPLDASEYLGQLAQFSQVESLEAMRQNQKNQMTMMENLGLVQSASLIGKQAMVPADSFTAAEHVIDGKVYLEHSASAVTVEISDKNGEVVKTLELGSQAAGDVSFQIDPEGLGLPPGEYQLKVQASDGEKALKAQSFLAGEISKVHFVSAKGMMMAELANGLGTVSVLDISEVS